In bacterium, one DNA window encodes the following:
- a CDS encoding carboxypeptidase-like regulatory domain-containing protein, producing MKHGMVPKGKAQSALPSRGCRPLLAAATLFLLIPGLLLAGTGVIKGKVFDKDTKEGLPSANIIIKGTRIGTTADLNGNFSIPNAPSGELTLTVSYIGYGSVSVPLTVKEDVVTKRDFALKAEAIKGKEYIITAQAMGQVQAINQQLAETRISSVVSEAKIQELPDFNAAAAISRLPGVSSLESSGEANKIVIRGLAPQFNMVSVEGVKLASTGSSQIGVSALGNTSGSINNDRSVDLSMVSPYMIKSISVYKALTPDLDANAIGGTVNMELREAPAELHYDLLWQQGYTAKTKNSANYRGVASISRRFFNEKLGVYALANVEQYDRDADNMNANYYTTSTKLNASGVYRPVKVRNVQLLRHIETRQRFGGNLILDYKLPFGSIKSVNMFTRLSSDYQDNTTILNYFDKQLNFQYREGVNNTDLTVNSLEWKNDFQWVQFGLKLASTTSKNNLPKSPFVTLKTGQVTTGPVTDDTIPDSLKKLWAYPGANQVYLDDISLFSSIYKESNKTVTPFINFPFRLGSSFTGFLKLGGVYRYQKNSNDQKTPYASIRSSGAFQTAMVNALSNRFHIAVDPATAKFAASNFTGSSTLTRSFLDDQFGQIYWACDPSLLIGMANYLTAAPEWRGKATGGADQTGGWYNGMFQTLANSYDYSEDYYASYVMSEINFRSLMVTGGVRYEDSESKFTAYNMFDMRNPDSQNCDTVIARPKSDFWLPMVQAKFTPLRWMDLRYAYTQTLARPDYHQMSPKITYDSPRMNIRAGNPDLKPAQAYNHDVTLTFHGNKLGLFSVGGFHKKIDGFTYYTTYTLHKTSPSKEIKTINDFDIMGTKPADGATLYTYINSSHPAYVKGLEVDFQTRLWYLPWRLNGIVLGINYTKIKSEAVYPLRDNVTNYTTRPPVTTTYDSTRAGRLIYQPNDLVNAYVGYDFKGFSARVSFLFQGNSVSYIGAFPEQDGYTRDYFRVDASVRQTLPIRGMEIFLDLNNLNDEQNASAQRSIDGFTNVKNYGMTANVGIRFR from the coding sequence ATGAAACATGGTATGGTTCCCAAGGGCAAGGCTCAATCCGCCCTGCCATCGCGCGGCTGTAGGCCTCTTCTTGCGGCAGCCACTCTATTCCTATTGATACCCGGCCTGCTCCTGGCGGGGACCGGCGTTATCAAAGGCAAGGTTTTTGACAAGGACACCAAGGAGGGGCTGCCCTCTGCCAACATCATCATCAAGGGTACCCGGATCGGAACCACCGCGGACCTGAACGGCAACTTTTCGATCCCTAACGCGCCGAGCGGCGAATTGACCCTGACGGTCAGCTATATCGGTTATGGCTCGGTGAGCGTGCCCCTGACAGTCAAGGAAGATGTTGTCACCAAGCGCGATTTTGCCCTCAAGGCCGAGGCCATCAAAGGCAAGGAGTATATCATCACCGCGCAGGCCATGGGCCAGGTTCAGGCTATCAACCAGCAGTTGGCGGAGACGAGGATCTCCAGTGTCGTCTCGGAGGCCAAGATCCAGGAACTGCCCGATTTCAACGCCGCCGCCGCCATAAGCAGGCTGCCCGGCGTTTCCAGCCTCGAAAGCTCGGGAGAGGCCAACAAGATTGTCATCCGCGGCCTGGCGCCCCAGTTCAATATGGTCTCCGTTGAAGGAGTCAAGCTGGCATCGACCGGCAGCTCCCAGATCGGCGTATCCGCACTGGGCAACACCTCCGGTTCCATCAACAATGATCGCAGTGTTGACCTCTCGATGGTCTCCCCCTATATGATCAAATCGATCTCGGTCTACAAGGCGCTGACCCCGGACCTCGACGCTAATGCGATCGGCGGAACCGTGAATATGGAACTGCGCGAGGCCCCCGCCGAACTTCACTACGATCTGCTCTGGCAGCAGGGTTACACGGCCAAGACCAAGAACAGCGCTAATTACCGCGGCGTGGCCTCGATCAGCCGGCGTTTCTTCAACGAAAAACTCGGCGTCTATGCGCTGGCCAATGTTGAGCAGTACGACCGCGACGCCGACAACATGAATGCCAACTATTACACAACGAGCACGAAGCTCAACGCCTCAGGGGTCTATCGACCGGTCAAGGTCAGGAATGTCCAGCTGCTGCGGCATATCGAAACCCGGCAGCGGTTCGGCGGCAACCTCATCCTCGATTACAAACTGCCCTTCGGTTCGATCAAATCGGTGAACATGTTTACCCGCCTGAGCTCAGATTATCAGGACAACACCACCATCCTCAACTATTTCGATAAACAGCTGAACTTCCAATACCGCGAGGGCGTCAACAATACCGACCTGACCGTGAATTCGTTGGAATGGAAGAACGATTTCCAGTGGGTGCAATTCGGCCTCAAACTCGCCAGTACCACGTCGAAAAACAATCTACCCAAATCCCCGTTTGTCACGCTCAAAACCGGCCAGGTGACCACCGGTCCGGTCACCGATGATACCATCCCCGACAGCCTGAAAAAACTGTGGGCGTATCCTGGCGCCAACCAGGTTTATCTCGACGATATCAGCCTTTTCAGCTCCATCTACAAGGAAAGCAACAAGACGGTCACACCGTTTATCAATTTTCCGTTCCGTCTTGGCTCCTCATTCACCGGCTTTCTCAAACTTGGCGGTGTCTACCGGTATCAAAAGAACAGCAACGACCAGAAGACCCCTTACGCCAGCATCCGTTCGAGCGGCGCCTTTCAGACGGCAATGGTCAACGCACTGTCGAACCGGTTCCACATCGCGGTCGATCCCGCAACGGCCAAATTTGCAGCATCGAACTTCACTGGCAGTTCGACTCTCACCCGTTCCTTCCTCGATGATCAGTTCGGCCAGATCTACTGGGCTTGTGACCCCTCCCTTCTGATCGGCATGGCCAATTATCTGACCGCTGCACCCGAGTGGCGCGGCAAAGCCACTGGCGGTGCGGATCAGACCGGCGGCTGGTACAATGGCATGTTTCAGACCCTGGCCAATAGCTACGATTACTCTGAAGATTATTACGCCTCCTATGTCATGTCCGAGATCAATTTCAGGAGCTTAATGGTAACCGGTGGCGTCCGCTATGAGGATTCGGAATCCAAATTCACTGCGTACAATATGTTCGACATGCGTAATCCGGATTCGCAAAATTGCGACACCGTGATTGCCCGACCGAAGAGTGATTTCTGGCTGCCGATGGTTCAGGCCAAATTCACGCCGCTGCGCTGGATGGATCTCCGTTATGCCTATACCCAGACCCTAGCCCGCCCGGATTATCATCAAATGTCGCCGAAAATAACCTATGACAGTCCCAGGATGAACATCCGCGCCGGCAATCCCGATCTCAAGCCCGCACAGGCCTATAACCACGATGTAACCTTGACCTTCCATGGCAACAAGCTGGGTCTCTTCTCCGTGGGAGGTTTCCACAAAAAAATCGATGGTTTCACCTATTACACCACCTATACCCTGCACAAGACCTCCCCCTCGAAGGAAATCAAAACGATCAATGATTTTGATATTATGGGGACCAAACCGGCGGATGGGGCAACCCTTTATACCTACATCAACAGCTCCCATCCCGCCTATGTCAAGGGGTTGGAGGTCGACTTTCAGACCCGTCTCTGGTATCTGCCCTGGCGGTTGAACGGTATCGTGCTTGGTATCAACTATACCAAGATCAAATCCGAAGCGGTTTACCCCCTGCGCGACAACGTGACCAACTACACCACCCGGCCACCGGTGACCACGACCTACGACAGCACCCGCGCCGGCCGTCTGATCTACCAGCCGAACGATCTGGTGAACGCCTACGTTGGCTACGACTTTAAGGGCTTCTCGGCACGCGTCTCCTTCCTCTTCCAGGGCAATTCCGTCAGCTATATCGGCGCTTTCCCGGAGCAGGATGGCTATACCCGGGATTACTTCCGGGTTGACGCTTCCGTCCGTCAGACCCTGCCGATCCGCGGCATGGAAATTTTCCTCGATCTTAATAATCTTAACGACGAGCAGAACGCTTCCGCACAACGATCCATCGACGGCTTCACCAACGTCAAAAACTATGGCATGACCGCCAACGTCGGCATCCGGTTCCGGTAA